One window from the genome of Pseudodesulfovibrio alkaliphilus encodes:
- a CDS encoding ABC transporter substrate-binding protein, protein MKRLVVVLALVLVMAFGVSAAHANKLEEIKARGVLVAGVRDSTNLFGFVDPNTKELVGFDIDVVRYIADKLGVDIQFKVVTSNNRIPMLVQGAVDIVAATMTHKFSRDEQIDFSITYFMDGQKLLVEKGSGINSTADLANRKVGTVKGSTSEENIKDAQPAAQVISYDEYPQAFMALKQGKVVAVTTDYGILAGLKAGDVEPDRWEIVGEFFSSEPYGLGVPENESKFRDFVNLCLNQMWLDGTYHANFKKWMGYDLPAGWQMELWPM, encoded by the coding sequence ATGAAACGTTTGGTTGTCGTATTGGCTCTGGTTCTGGTCATGGCTTTCGGCGTCTCGGCCGCCCATGCCAACAAGCTCGAAGAGATCAAGGCCAGGGGCGTTCTTGTGGCCGGAGTCAGGGACTCCACCAACCTGTTCGGCTTTGTTGACCCCAACACCAAGGAACTGGTCGGTTTCGATATCGACGTGGTCCGTTACATCGCCGACAAGTTGGGCGTGGATATCCAGTTCAAGGTCGTCACCTCCAACAACCGCATTCCCATGCTGGTGCAGGGCGCCGTGGATATCGTGGCCGCCACCATGACCCACAAGTTCTCCCGTGACGAGCAGATCGACTTCTCAATCACTTATTTCATGGATGGTCAGAAGCTGCTGGTCGAGAAAGGCTCAGGCATCAACTCCACCGCCGATTTGGCCAACAGGAAGGTCGGAACGGTCAAGGGTTCCACCTCCGAAGAGAACATCAAGGACGCCCAGCCCGCTGCCCAGGTCATTTCCTACGACGAGTATCCGCAGGCATTCATGGCTCTGAAGCAGGGCAAGGTCGTGGCCGTGACCACCGACTACGGCATCCTGGCCGGTCTCAAGGCTGGCGATGTCGAGCCCGATCGCTGGGAGATCGTCGGCGAGTTCTTCTCCTCCGAGCCTTATGGTCTCGGCGTTCCCGAGAACGAGTCGAAATTCCGTGATTTCGTCAACCTGTGCCTCAACCAGATGTGGCTTGACGGCACCTACCACGCCAACTTCAAGAAGTGGATGGGTTACGATCTGCCTGCTGGCTGGCAGATGGAGCTGTGGCCCATGTAA
- a CDS encoding amino acid ABC transporter ATP-binding protein, which yields MAMIEVQKLHKWFGDFHVLQGITESVNKGEVLVICGPSGSGKSTFIRCINRLEEYQKGTILFDGKDIHDRDININSLRAEIGIVFQQFNLYPHLTVLKNVTLAPMKVKNVPRDEAEELALALLERVGIHDQAHKYPAELSGGQQQRVAIARSLAMKPKVMLFDEPTSALDPEMINEVLNVMKDLAREGMTMLCVTHEMGFAREVSDRVLFMDGGVVVEQAPPDEFFRNPQHQRTKNFLKEIL from the coding sequence ATGGCAATGATTGAAGTGCAGAAGCTGCATAAATGGTTTGGCGATTTTCATGTCCTTCAGGGCATCACCGAATCGGTGAACAAGGGAGAGGTTCTGGTTATCTGCGGGCCATCCGGCTCGGGCAAATCCACCTTTATTCGATGTATAAATCGGCTGGAGGAATATCAGAAGGGAACCATTCTCTTTGACGGCAAGGATATTCACGACAGGGACATCAACATCAACAGCCTGCGCGCCGAAATCGGCATCGTCTTCCAGCAGTTCAATCTCTATCCCCACCTTACGGTTCTGAAAAACGTCACCCTGGCCCCCATGAAGGTCAAAAACGTCCCGAGGGACGAGGCCGAGGAGTTGGCTCTGGCCCTGCTTGAGCGCGTGGGCATTCACGATCAGGCCCACAAGTATCCGGCCGAGCTTTCCGGTGGGCAGCAGCAGCGGGTGGCCATCGCGCGATCTCTGGCCATGAAGCCCAAGGTCATGCTCTTTGACGAGCCCACTTCTGCCCTGGACCCTGAGATGATCAACGAGGTTCTCAACGTCATGAAGGATCTCGCCCGCGAGGGGATGACCATGCTCTGCGTCACCCACGAGATGGGCTTTGCCCGCGAGGTGAGCGACCGCGTCCTGTTCATGGACGGCGGCGTGGTGGTGGAGCAGGCCCCGCCAGACGAATTTTTCAGAAACCCCCAGCATCAGCGTACAAAGAATTTCCTGAAGGAAATTCTTTAG
- a CDS encoding efflux RND transporter periplasmic adaptor subunit codes for MTTTPHMRRLGILSKKNALSALGILFILFALVGCDKEKKAAAPRPAAPVNTVTAKAVDTPVTIKAVGNVKASNSVTVKSRVDGHILRIHFLDGDMVAAGQPLYTIDPETYIYTQMGAQASVASDRANAEYARKEYLRYKDLFDQNVISRDEYEVKLTAYETARKAMEADSAQVDIARRNVKFTQITSPINGMAGSTLLDEGNLVGADKDELVVIKTLAPADVQFSVPGYELPRIRAVYVDNQLTVLATPALSGAEPARGVLTFMDNWVNPDTGMINLKARFPNQDTALWPGQFVTINLILTTQENAVRIPAQAVQRGPSGRYVFVVEDGKAKIRPVVPGLRVDEEVVIDSGLTAGETVVVEGMLRLFPDAPVAIKNAPETAPAAEGNSTKGQENS; via the coding sequence ATGACAACTACGCCTCACATGCGCCGTCTCGGGATTCTATCGAAAAAGAATGCGTTGTCGGCTCTGGGCATACTTTTCATCTTGTTCGCCCTGGTAGGGTGCGACAAGGAAAAGAAAGCGGCCGCACCCCGCCCTGCCGCTCCGGTCAATACCGTGACAGCCAAGGCAGTGGACACCCCGGTGACCATCAAGGCCGTGGGAAATGTCAAGGCATCCAACTCCGTGACCGTGAAATCCCGTGTGGACGGCCACATCCTGCGCATCCATTTCCTTGACGGAGACATGGTCGCTGCCGGGCAACCGCTCTATACCATTGACCCCGAAACCTACATCTATACCCAGATGGGCGCCCAGGCCAGCGTGGCCAGCGACCGGGCCAACGCCGAATACGCACGCAAGGAGTACCTGCGCTACAAGGACCTGTTCGACCAGAACGTCATCTCCCGCGACGAATACGAGGTCAAACTCACCGCCTACGAAACGGCCCGCAAGGCCATGGAGGCGGACTCCGCCCAGGTGGACATTGCCCGCCGCAACGTCAAGTTCACCCAAATCACCTCGCCCATCAACGGCATGGCGGGCAGCACCCTCCTCGACGAAGGCAACCTCGTGGGTGCGGACAAGGACGAGCTGGTGGTCATCAAGACGCTGGCCCCGGCCGACGTGCAGTTTTCCGTGCCTGGATACGAGCTGCCACGCATACGGGCCGTATATGTGGACAACCAGCTGACCGTCCTGGCAACCCCGGCCCTCTCCGGGGCCGAGCCCGCCAGGGGCGTGCTCACCTTCATGGACAACTGGGTCAACCCGGATACGGGCATGATCAATCTCAAGGCGCGTTTTCCCAATCAGGACACAGCCCTGTGGCCCGGCCAGTTCGTAACCATCAACCTCATCCTCACAACCCAGGAGAACGCGGTACGCATCCCGGCCCAGGCTGTGCAGCGCGGCCCCAGCGGCAGATATGTCTTCGTGGTCGAGGATGGCAAGGCAAAGATCAGGCCGGTGGTGCCAGGACTGCGCGTGGACGAGGAGGTCGTCATCGACTCGGGCCTGACTGCCGGGGAAACCGTGGTCGTCGAGGGGATGCTCCGGCTCTTCCCCGACGCGCCTGTGGCGATAAAGAACGCCCCTGAAACCGCGCCAGCCGCCGAAGGCAACTCCACCAAAGGACAGGAGAACTCCTGA
- a CDS encoding efflux RND transporter permease subunit, with the protein MQVTELFIRRPVMTALTMLGLLFFGIVSYLHMPVSYLPAVEFPTIQVSASMSGANPKTMASSVASPLEREFSSIAGLQSMSSVNSLGSTTITLQFDLDRNIDGAALDVQSAIARASSNLPQEITDPPSFQKVNPADTPILYLSVRSETLPMSTVNDYAKTFLTQTISMIPGVAQVLIYGEKQYAVRIRLDPRELASRSLGIDEVKDAVAKANVNLPLGTLEGTEQSLMLEDNGQLLTADEYRNVVVAYRSGQPVRLSDLGLVEDGVKNERFSSWLNDKRSLTIAVKRQPGTNTIEIVDSIRQKLPWITSQMPAGIVLDIVHDNSLFIEESVNDVKFTLALAVALVILVVFIFLRNIASTFIASVAIPFSIVATFAVMHLMDFTLDTFSLMALTLCVGFVVDDAIVMIENIIRHLEMGKTPMQAARDGAREIGFTIISMTLSLAIVFVPIMFMAGIVGRVLHEFATTITAAILVSGVVSLSLTPMLGSRLLKSKTRIAESDPVFDRLMGWYKASLHFCLRHRGSTMIASGLLLTATAWAFMVIPKGFLPSDDQGLIMGFTQARQGIAYESMERQQMETVPIIGANPGVRDQIQIIGYPLSNQGMIVALLKPANKRKQLDEILRELWGPVNSLPGLEVFLVNPPMIPIGGKQAKGDYLFTLLSPDSATLYANAEQFEVELRKHPLLTGVNSDLQISTPQVEIEIERDLASSLGVTANDIENALFTAYGERQISTIYTVVDEYKVIMQLKPEFQRNSDALSMLYIRSDAGNLIRLDALATIKESTGPVTVNHTGQLESVTYAFSGKPGTSMGQITEAVEALALEKLPQTISTLFEGTAGAFAESMNSLYFLLFIAIVAIYILLGSLYESFIHPLTILSGLPSAAFGGLLTLMLFGYDLDLYGMVGIIMLIGIVKKNSIMVVDFAIEAEKTGLSPQEAAFQGATIRFRPIIMTTLAAIMGAMPIALGFGAGAEIRRPLGLAVVGGLAFSQIVTLYLTPIFYTYMDQFQRWLDARTAQPEDAPGETA; encoded by the coding sequence ATGCAAGTCACGGAACTCTTCATCCGCAGGCCGGTCATGACAGCCCTGACCATGCTGGGGCTGCTCTTCTTTGGCATCGTCTCCTACCTGCACATGCCGGTCAGCTATCTGCCAGCCGTGGAATTCCCCACCATCCAGGTATCTGCCTCCATGTCCGGGGCCAACCCCAAAACCATGGCATCCAGTGTGGCCTCGCCGCTGGAACGCGAATTTTCCTCCATCGCCGGGCTGCAATCCATGAGTTCGGTCAATTCCCTGGGCTCAACCACCATCACCCTGCAATTCGACCTTGACCGCAATATCGACGGCGCGGCCCTGGACGTGCAATCGGCCATCGCCCGCGCCTCCAGCAACCTGCCCCAGGAGATCACTGACCCGCCCAGCTTCCAGAAGGTCAACCCGGCTGACACGCCCATTCTCTATCTCTCGGTGCGATCCGAGACCCTGCCCATGTCCACGGTCAACGACTACGCCAAAACCTTTCTCACCCAGACCATCTCCATGATCCCCGGCGTGGCCCAGGTGCTCATCTACGGCGAAAAGCAATACGCCGTGCGGATCCGGCTCGACCCCCGCGAGCTGGCATCGCGCAGCCTGGGCATCGACGAGGTCAAGGACGCCGTGGCAAAGGCCAACGTCAACCTCCCCCTTGGCACCCTTGAAGGGACCGAGCAGTCCCTCATGCTCGAAGACAACGGCCAGCTCCTCACGGCCGACGAATACCGCAACGTGGTCGTGGCCTATCGCAGCGGCCAGCCCGTGCGCCTGAGCGATCTGGGCCTGGTGGAGGACGGCGTCAAGAACGAACGCTTCAGCTCCTGGCTCAACGACAAGCGCAGCCTGACCATCGCCGTCAAACGCCAGCCCGGCACCAACACCATCGAGATTGTGGACTCCATCAGGCAAAAACTGCCCTGGATCACCTCCCAGATGCCTGCGGGCATCGTCCTCGACATTGTTCACGACAACAGCCTATTCATCGAGGAGTCGGTCAACGATGTGAAGTTCACCCTGGCTCTGGCCGTGGCCCTGGTCATTCTCGTGGTCTTCATTTTCCTGCGAAACATCGCGTCCACCTTCATCGCCTCGGTAGCAATCCCCTTCTCCATCGTCGCCACCTTCGCGGTCATGCACCTCATGGACTTCACCCTCGACACCTTCTCGCTCATGGCCCTGACTCTGTGCGTGGGCTTTGTCGTGGACGACGCCATCGTCATGATCGAAAACATCATCCGCCACCTGGAGATGGGCAAGACCCCCATGCAGGCGGCCCGCGACGGCGCACGCGAAATCGGGTTCACCATCATCTCCATGACGCTTTCGCTGGCCATTGTCTTCGTGCCCATCATGTTCATGGCGGGCATCGTCGGCCGCGTGCTGCACGAGTTCGCCACCACCATAACAGCGGCCATTCTCGTCTCCGGTGTGGTATCCCTCTCGCTCACCCCCATGCTCGGCAGCCGCCTGCTCAAGAGCAAGACCCGCATCGCCGAATCCGACCCGGTCTTCGACCGCCTCATGGGCTGGTACAAGGCCAGCCTGCATTTCTGCCTGCGCCATCGCGGCTCCACCATGATCGCCTCGGGTCTGCTCCTGACGGCCACGGCCTGGGCCTTCATGGTCATTCCCAAGGGATTCCTGCCCAGCGACGACCAGGGCTTGATAATGGGCTTTACCCAGGCCCGTCAGGGCATCGCCTATGAATCAATGGAACGCCAGCAGATGGAGACCGTGCCCATCATCGGCGCCAATCCGGGAGTCCGGGACCAGATCCAGATCATCGGCTACCCCCTCTCCAACCAGGGCATGATCGTGGCCCTGCTCAAACCGGCCAACAAGCGCAAACAACTGGACGAAATCCTCCGGGAGCTCTGGGGGCCGGTCAATTCCCTGCCGGGACTGGAAGTCTTCCTGGTCAACCCGCCCATGATCCCCATCGGCGGCAAGCAGGCCAAAGGCGACTACCTCTTCACCCTGCTCTCGCCCGACTCGGCAACGCTCTATGCCAATGCCGAACAATTTGAAGTGGAGTTGCGCAAGCATCCGCTGCTCACCGGAGTCAACAGCGACCTGCAGATCAGCACCCCACAGGTCGAAATAGAAATCGAACGCGACCTGGCCAGCAGCCTTGGCGTCACGGCAAACGACATCGAAAACGCCCTCTTCACCGCCTACGGCGAGCGCCAGATATCCACCATCTATACCGTGGTGGACGAATACAAGGTCATCATGCAGCTCAAGCCCGAGTTCCAACGTAACTCAGACGCCCTCTCCATGCTCTACATTCGCTCCGATGCGGGAAATCTCATCCGCCTTGACGCCCTGGCCACAATCAAGGAATCCACCGGCCCGGTCACGGTCAACCACACCGGCCAACTCGAATCCGTGACCTACGCCTTCAGCGGCAAGCCCGGTACCTCCATGGGCCAGATTACAGAGGCTGTGGAGGCCCTGGCCCTCGAAAAGCTCCCCCAGACCATCAGTACCCTCTTCGAGGGGACGGCCGGCGCCTTTGCCGAATCCATGAACTCACTCTACTTCCTGCTCTTCATCGCCATCGTGGCCATCTATATCCTGCTCGGCAGCCTCTACGAATCCTTCATCCACCCCCTGACCATCCTCTCGGGTCTGCCCTCTGCCGCCTTCGGCGGACTGCTCACCCTCATGCTCTTCGGCTATGATCTCGACCTCTACGGCATGGTCGGCATCATCATGCTCATCGGCATCGTCAAGAAAAACTCCATCATGGTCGTGGACTTCGCCATTGAAGCCGAAAAAACCGGCCTCTCCCCACAGGAAGCCGCCTTCCAGGGCGCGACAATCCGTTTCCGACCGATCATCATGACCACCCTGGCCGCCATCATGGGAGCCATGCCCATCGCGCTGGGCTTCGGCGCAGGCGCGGAAATCCGCCGCCCCCTCGGCCTCGCCGTGGTCGGCGGTCTCGCTTTCTCCCAGATCGTCACCCTCTACCTCACCCCCATCTTCTATACCTACATGGACCAATTCCAGCGCTGGCTCGATGCCCGCACCGCGCAACCCGAGGACGCTCCGGGAGAAACGGCGTGA
- the qrcD gene encoding menaquinone reductase integral membrane subunit QrcD has protein sequence MDSKLFPEGVQRCSFGQFAIWMLAILGVFAWGLYGAVLVLYNGIGTTGLDNYFGFGAWITFDLAVIALGAGAFFTGFLKYILKIKQLEKIINLTVIVGFICYSGAMLVLTLDIGQPGRAWFGYWHPNVHSMLTEVIFCITCYCTVLIIEFVPLILEQKQLNKIPFIHALAHNMHVNMALFAGLGAFLSTFHQGSLGGMYGVLIGRPYAFREGFFIWPWTFFLFVLSAVGTGPVFTVLVATFMEKLTGKKLVDFKTKALMGKIAGSMLCVYMFFKILDTWAWAVGYLPSVGLTFDEMFYGIAYGKWMLWTELVLCGVVPAIMLVVPAIRNRPAMLYTAAILGCIGVCINRYVFTVQTLAHPVMPFDSWYVYYANWVEYATSLMIVAYGFLVLSLSYRYLPVFPLETKLNYQNK, from the coding sequence ATGGATAGCAAACTCTTCCCGGAAGGGGTCCAGCGGTGCTCGTTTGGCCAGTTCGCCATCTGGATGCTGGCGATCCTCGGCGTCTTCGCCTGGGGGCTGTATGGCGCCGTGCTGGTTCTTTACAACGGCATCGGCACCACCGGACTGGACAACTATTTCGGGTTCGGTGCGTGGATCACCTTTGACCTCGCCGTCATCGCTCTGGGCGCTGGCGCGTTCTTCACCGGATTCCTGAAGTATATCCTCAAGATCAAACAGCTTGAGAAAATTATCAACCTGACGGTCATCGTCGGCTTCATCTGCTACTCAGGTGCCATGCTGGTGTTGACCCTCGACATCGGCCAGCCTGGCCGGGCGTGGTTCGGCTACTGGCATCCCAACGTCCACTCCATGCTGACAGAAGTTATCTTCTGCATCACCTGCTACTGCACCGTGCTGATTATCGAGTTCGTCCCGCTGATCCTGGAGCAGAAGCAGCTGAACAAGATCCCCTTCATCCACGCGCTGGCGCACAACATGCACGTCAACATGGCCCTGTTCGCAGGTCTTGGCGCCTTCCTGTCCACCTTCCACCAGGGTTCGCTGGGCGGCATGTACGGTGTCCTTATCGGTCGCCCCTATGCCTTCCGCGAAGGTTTCTTCATCTGGCCCTGGACTTTCTTCCTGTTCGTGCTCTCCGCCGTTGGTACCGGCCCGGTCTTTACCGTCCTGGTCGCCACCTTCATGGAAAAGCTCACGGGCAAGAAGCTGGTGGACTTCAAGACCAAGGCCCTGATGGGCAAAATCGCCGGCTCCATGCTTTGTGTCTACATGTTCTTCAAGATTCTGGACACCTGGGCTTGGGCCGTTGGCTATCTGCCTTCCGTTGGACTGACCTTCGACGAGATGTTCTACGGAATTGCCTACGGCAAATGGATGTTGTGGACCGAGCTTGTGCTGTGCGGCGTGGTCCCGGCCATCATGCTGGTGGTTCCGGCCATCAGAAACCGGCCCGCGATGCTCTATACGGCCGCCATCCTCGGATGTATCGGCGTGTGTATCAACCGCTACGTGTTCACGGTTCAGACCCTGGCACATCCGGTCATGCCTTTTGACAGCTGGTACGTGTACTACGCCAACTGGGTCGAGTACGCGACTTCGCTGATGATCGTCGCCTACGGCTTCCTGGTCTTGAGCCTCAGTTATCGTTATCTGCCGGTCTTCCCCCTGGAGACCAAGCTGAACTATCAGAACAAGTAG
- the qrcC gene encoding menaquinone reductase iron-sulfur cluster-binding subunit QrcC, whose protein sequence is MEVKEFKIKWGMVIDIDKCTGCGACMVGCQVENNIAPMTKKDPYNYVQALTTDRDDASNKLRTLTWMNVYELSNGKVFPDHEVAYLPRPCMQCGHPACVPVCPVVATDKNEEGGIVSQIYPRCIGCRYCMAACPYHARYFNWWDPLWPEGMDKGLSPNASVRPRGVVEKCSFCHSRYLDAKNKARAEGTDPMDLADGAYNTACAEICPTKAITFGDLNNPEHKVYELAKSKNSFRLLEKLGLDPQVYYMTEREWVRMQGDNYNGGDGAASNHHG, encoded by the coding sequence ATGGAAGTTAAAGAATTCAAGATCAAATGGGGCATGGTCATTGATATTGACAAGTGCACCGGTTGCGGAGCCTGCATGGTCGGCTGCCAGGTGGAGAACAATATCGCGCCCATGACCAAGAAAGACCCATACAACTATGTTCAGGCCCTGACCACGGATCGCGACGACGCATCCAACAAGCTTCGGACCCTGACCTGGATGAACGTGTACGAACTCTCCAACGGGAAAGTGTTCCCGGACCACGAGGTTGCGTACCTGCCCAGGCCCTGCATGCAGTGCGGCCATCCCGCCTGTGTGCCCGTGTGCCCGGTCGTGGCCACCGACAAGAACGAGGAAGGCGGCATCGTCTCCCAGATATATCCCCGCTGTATCGGCTGCCGGTACTGCATGGCTGCGTGTCCCTACCATGCCAGGTACTTCAACTGGTGGGATCCTCTCTGGCCCGAGGGAATGGACAAGGGGCTCAGCCCCAACGCCTCGGTGCGCCCGCGTGGCGTGGTCGAGAAGTGCAGCTTCTGCCACAGCCGCTACCTGGATGCCAAGAACAAGGCCAGAGCCGAGGGAACCGACCCCATGGACCTTGCCGATGGCGCATACAACACGGCCTGCGCGGAGATCTGCCCCACCAAGGCCATCACCTTCGGCGATCTGAACAATCCCGAACACAAGGTGTATGAGCTTGCCAAGAGCAAGAATTCCTTCCGCCTGCTTGAGAAACTCGGTCTGGACCCCCAGGTCTATTACATGACCGAGCGCGAGTGGGTGCGCATGCAAGGCGACAACTACAACGGCGGCGATGGCGCTGCGTCCAACCATCACGGCTAG
- the qrcB gene encoding menaquinone reductase molybdopterin-binding-like subunit QrcB, with translation MSVARRAFIQMSVGASVGILFTPTVWTALDDVSIWTQNWPWIPTLKYGEIKNQPAVSKMCESGCAVKVRTVAGQAFGTEGNTDNPLSGGGICPMCANGVQVMYSPTRIKAPRLNGAEISWDEARKIVAEKLAAAGSRVAVISGDQSGTINEVFSALLTSKGSDGFYAMPCEMQTADKAWRGLMGGSGQIGYDLENADVVLLAGADALESWGPTVANMQAFAANDSGKFIFAGPMQTRTAAVTSKWVPVPTEGMAAFTLGICYYVMQAGRSVDAADFEQFKSMVTSNYTPAKVEATIGVSADAMADIARTLLTARNPVVVPAGSVAGDAAAFALNMLLGGAMKVLPEFDKAIDTAMSRSEMLQKDIRQGVSADLLLVYEANPAYVLPEQVKAGFTVAFDSVETETTAAADLVLPTPHSYERFDDMVSPYGMPVATYTLGAPVSKLTLDVRNAGDFVLGLVDLGFESFEEVLDAKIAAIGANKRRLMSGSAHVVGASAGVGGVSLASNVLGKAAVPVKGSGAVALAPYTLLNVGTANRATTPNAPCTISNNQLLGDNMVVMMASATAKKLGVDVGSKVKLSGGNGECVALVQIYEGVLPGVVAAPLGMGHTVGDEFSKGKGDNVYRILTVSSEAATGTSTWAGSTVNIAKI, from the coding sequence ATGAGCGTAGCACGCAGAGCATTTATACAGATGAGTGTGGGCGCATCCGTCGGTATCCTTTTTACTCCGACGGTCTGGACCGCCCTGGACGACGTATCCATCTGGACGCAGAATTGGCCTTGGATTCCCACGTTGAAATACGGGGAAATCAAGAATCAGCCCGCCGTGTCCAAAATGTGTGAATCCGGCTGTGCCGTAAAGGTCCGCACCGTTGCCGGGCAGGCCTTTGGAACAGAGGGCAACACGGACAATCCTCTCTCGGGAGGGGGCATTTGCCCCATGTGCGCCAATGGTGTCCAGGTCATGTACAGCCCGACCCGGATCAAGGCTCCCCGTCTCAACGGAGCTGAAATATCCTGGGACGAGGCCCGCAAGATCGTGGCCGAAAAGCTCGCAGCGGCGGGCAGCAGGGTCGCTGTAATCAGCGGCGATCAGAGCGGTACCATCAACGAGGTCTTCTCGGCGTTGTTGACCAGCAAGGGCAGCGACGGTTTTTACGCCATGCCCTGCGAAATGCAGACGGCCGACAAGGCGTGGAGAGGGCTCATGGGTGGCTCAGGCCAGATTGGCTATGATCTGGAGAACGCCGATGTGGTCCTGCTTGCCGGGGCCGACGCCCTGGAGTCCTGGGGACCCACTGTAGCGAACATGCAGGCATTCGCCGCTAACGATTCCGGCAAGTTCATCTTTGCCGGGCCTATGCAGACCCGCACTGCGGCCGTCACCAGCAAATGGGTGCCGGTTCCGACCGAGGGCATGGCCGCCTTTACCCTGGGCATCTGCTATTATGTCATGCAGGCCGGACGGTCCGTGGACGCTGCCGATTTCGAGCAGTTCAAGTCCATGGTCACGAGCAATTACACCCCGGCCAAGGTCGAGGCCACCATCGGCGTTTCCGCCGATGCCATGGCCGACATTGCCCGGACCCTGCTCACCGCCCGCAATCCCGTGGTCGTTCCGGCCGGCTCCGTGGCTGGGGACGCCGCTGCGTTTGCCTTGAACATGCTCCTTGGCGGCGCCATGAAGGTGCTGCCGGAATTCGACAAGGCCATTGATACCGCCATGTCCCGTAGCGAGATGCTCCAAAAGGATATCCGCCAGGGCGTCAGCGCCGATCTGTTGCTGGTCTACGAGGCCAATCCGGCCTACGTGCTGCCCGAGCAGGTCAAGGCCGGGTTCACCGTGGCCTTCGACAGTGTGGAAACCGAGACCACCGCTGCTGCGGACCTCGTGCTGCCCACGCCGCACTCCTATGAGCGTTTTGACGATATGGTCAGCCCCTACGGCATGCCTGTCGCCACCTACACCCTTGGAGCCCCGGTTTCCAAGCTGACTCTTGATGTCAGGAATGCTGGCGATTTCGTGCTCGGCTTGGTCGATCTCGGCTTTGAGAGTTTCGAGGAGGTGCTCGACGCCAAGATCGCTGCCATCGGGGCCAACAAGCGCCGTTTGATGTCCGGTTCCGCCCATGTGGTGGGCGCCTCGGCGGGAGTAGGCGGCGTCTCCTTGGCCTCCAACGTGCTGGGCAAGGCCGCCGTGCCTGTCAAGGGTTCCGGCGCCGTGGCCCTGGCTCCCTATACGCTGCTCAATGTGGGCACGGCCAACCGGGCCACCACGCCAAATGCCCCCTGCACCATCAGCAACAACCAGCTCCTCGGCGACAACATGGTCGTCATGATGGCTTCCGCCACGGCCAAGAAGCTTGGCGTGGATGTCGGCTCCAAGGTCAAGCTTTCCGGTGGAAACGGGGAGTGCGTGGCATTGGTCCAGATATACGAGGGCGTCCTGCCCGGCGTTGTGGCCGCTCCTTTGGGTATGGGCCACACCGTGGGCGACGAGTTCTCGAAGGGCAAGGGCGATAATGTCTACAGGATTCTCACGGTGAGCTCGGAGGCTGCCACCGGCACCTCCACATGGGCCGGTTCCACTGTGAACATCGCCAAAATCTAG
- a CDS encoding cytochrome c3 family protein produces the protein MEERKSSKRCGGVLPFIIGFLATCILGWAVIPGLFFTKVEQPLRFSHAIHVEDQGLDCDSCHYFRDDGSFSGFPTNESCEDCHSIDPEEAMEAIAEAGIDPNDYEAIMQAKLDVIEDSILSASEEDIQAEREYLVKYLIQGKEVPWLNYQFQPDNVYFSHQAHAGLDIAELASMKNELARVVDKSVFDEPAEQNCNLCHLKDVHTSNDLPPFERNILTGYSKMTMKMWKCERCHALMGQSNACYTCHK, from the coding sequence ATGGAGGAAAGAAAATCATCGAAACGGTGTGGAGGGGTTCTCCCTTTCATCATCGGCTTCCTGGCCACATGTATTTTGGGGTGGGCTGTCATCCCCGGTCTGTTCTTCACCAAGGTCGAACAGCCGCTTCGGTTCAGCCATGCCATCCATGTGGAGGATCAGGGCCTGGACTGTGACAGCTGCCACTATTTCAGGGATGACGGGTCCTTTTCCGGATTCCCCACCAACGAGTCGTGCGAGGACTGTCATTCGATTGATCCCGAGGAGGCGATGGAAGCCATCGCCGAGGCGGGGATCGATCCCAATGACTACGAAGCCATCATGCAGGCCAAACTTGATGTCATTGAGGACAGCATTCTCTCCGCGTCCGAGGAGGATATTCAGGCCGAGCGCGAATACCTCGTCAAGTACCTCATTCAGGGCAAGGAAGTGCCCTGGCTGAATTACCAGTTCCAGCCCGACAACGTGTACTTCTCCCATCAGGCCCATGCCGGACTCGACATTGCCGAGCTGGCATCGATGAAGAACGAGCTGGCGCGGGTGGTTGACAAGTCGGTGTTCGACGAGCCGGCGGAGCAAAACTGCAATCTGTGCCATCTCAAGGATGTCCACACGAGCAACGACCTCCCGCCCTTTGAGCGGAACATTCTGACCGGCTACAGCAAGATGACCATGAAGATGTGGAAGTGCGAACGGTGCCACGCTCTCATGGGCCAGTCCAACGCCTGCTACACCTGCCACAAGTAA